GATGACCCGATCACAGTAGGTGTCCGCAATCGGGGTCGTGGCCCCGGGCTCGAAGCGGGGGTGATCGCCGACCATTACCGCGATCTCGTGTGTCCCGTCCGCGATCCGGTTCAGAAAGCCAAGTGACACGCCGAGCCGCTGGCATCCGATTTCGAGGACTCGTTCGACCGTTTCGGTCTCCGTGAGCCCGTCTTCCGTTGCGAGCTGTGCTAGCTTCCGAAGCGCCGCGTTGTTCGTCCGTAGCTCGTGCTTGCGCTCGATGGGATCGGCTGGACTGTCGGCGCTCGTGTCGGTCCCTGTCAGGATGTCGCCGACCCGTGTCGCCAGGTCCACATCGCTCCGCGGGACGTACTCAGTAACGGCCAACTGCGTCGCACGGGCGGCGACCTCGCCGTCCGGTTCGGCCGTACAGAGAACGATCGGGAGGGCGTCGTATTGCTCGCGTATCGCCGCCAGCACGTCCAGACCCGTTTCGTCCCCCGGGAGCTCTTGCTCGCAGATGACGGCGGCGTAGTCGCGGTCGGCCAGCTCCGACAGCGCGTCTGCCGCGGTGGTGACTGGCGTAACTGCAACCGATGCGTCAGGTGTGGCTGTGTCCGCGTCGACAAGACCCACGTACAACAGGTGCGGCGTATCGGACATAGCGTTGCGTTGTAACTGCTATACAACGGGGTGGCATATACGCTCGGGCGGGAGTATCAATTGTCGAAACGAGCAGCTACGTGTCGTCAAGCGCTTGCCAGGAGAGCCGCGGGTTTCGGGCCGCAGTCGCCTGGTCGATGCGTTTCGCCGCCGGACGCGACGGCGCGTCGGCCAGTTCGGCGTCGGAGTCGCCGGCCACGGCGTTGAACGCGGCCGCGAGCTGGTCCAGCGAGCGTTTGGTTTCGCTCTCCGTGGGCTCGGTCATCAGCGCCTCGTCGACGATTTCGGGCCACTTCGTCGTCGGCGGGTGGACGCCGTAATCGAGCATCCGCTTGGCCGCGTCAGCAGCGTCCTGCTCGCCCGCGCTGGCGACGAACTCGTGATGGAACGGGCCAAATGGCACCTCGTACTCTATCTGCTCAGCGAGGTAGTTCGCGTTCAGCACGGCCTTCGCGCTGGCGTCTCGGAGGCCTTCGTCGCCCAATCTGGCGATGTACGCAAAGGTCTTGAGCAATACCGGCCAGTTGCCGTAGAAGCCATGCACCTTCCCGATGGAGTTGTCCGGCTCGTAGTGTTCGTAGTTGCCGCCGCGCTCTCTGACGTGTGGGTTCGGGAGGAACTGGGCCAGTTCCTCGCGGACGCCGACCGGGCCGGCCCCGGGACCGCCGCCACCGTGGGGCGTCGCGAACGTCTTGTGGACGTTGTAGTGCATCACGTCGAAGCCCATGTCGCCGGGGCGAGCGCGCCCGAGCAGGGCGTTGAGGTTCGCGCCGTCGTAGTACAGCAGGCCACCAGCGTCGTGGACGATGTCGGCGACGTGCTCGATGTCGCGCTCGAACAGCCCCAGCGTGTTGGGGTTCGTGAGCATCAGCGCGGCGGTGTCGTCGCCGACAGCCGCCTCCAGCGCTTCGATGTCGACCCGGCCGTCGTCGCCGCTCGGGAGCTCGACGACCTCGTAGCCGGCCATCGCCGCCGTCGCGAAGTTCGTCCCGTGCGCCGAGTCCGGGATGACGACCTCCGAGCGCTCGTCGCCGTTGTGCTGGTGGTAGGCCTTCGCGATCTGTATCCCGGTGAACTCGCCAGCCGCGCCGGCCGGGGGCTGTAGCGTCACCGCGTCCATCCCGCCGATGCGGCCGAGGTAATCCTGCAGGCGGTGACACAGCGCCAGCGTTCCTTGCACTGTGGAATCGGGCCGGTCCGGGTGGATGGCGGCGTCCGCCCGTGCAGCCACGTCCTCGGTGAAGGAGGGGTTGTACTTCATCGTACACGAGCCGAGCGGGAACGGCCCGCTCTCGACGCCGTAGTTCATCTGCGAGAGGCGCGTATAGTGCCGGGCCAGTTCAGGCTCGGCCGGGTCCGGCAGGGAGAGCGAGTCCCGCGTCAGGTCGTCGGGCAGCGGCGAGTCTTCGGTGTCGACCGTCTCGCTGGCTTTCTCCGAGAGCAGCGGCTCGTACCGGTCGTCGCTGTCGTCGGTCCAGCGCGCCTGGTCGTATTTCACGCGAGACACCCCCGTGTCGAGCGTGACGCTCGTGGGACGCGGTTTGTCTCACGGTGTTTCGCCGAGTAGCGCGAGGCGAGTGTCACTTCGCCACCTCCCGGAACGCCGCCACGAACTCGTCTGTGGCGTCAGCAGTGGTCTCGGTCGCACACACCTGCACTAAGTGGTCCTCGACCGCGTGGACCGCGAAGCCCTCGCTCGCGAGGTCGGCCACGATTGCGCTGGCCGGCTGGTCCGTGCGG
The genomic region above belongs to Haloarcula hispanica ATCC 33960 and contains:
- the gcvPB gene encoding aminomethyl-transferring glycine dehydrogenase subunit GcvPB, with protein sequence MKYDQARWTDDSDDRYEPLLSEKASETVDTEDSPLPDDLTRDSLSLPDPAEPELARHYTRLSQMNYGVESGPFPLGSCTMKYNPSFTEDVAARADAAIHPDRPDSTVQGTLALCHRLQDYLGRIGGMDAVTLQPPAGAAGEFTGIQIAKAYHQHNGDERSEVVIPDSAHGTNFATAAMAGYEVVELPSGDDGRVDIEALEAAVGDDTAALMLTNPNTLGLFERDIEHVADIVHDAGGLLYYDGANLNALLGRARPGDMGFDVMHYNVHKTFATPHGGGGPGAGPVGVREELAQFLPNPHVRERGGNYEHYEPDNSIGKVHGFYGNWPVLLKTFAYIARLGDEGLRDASAKAVLNANYLAEQIEYEVPFGPFHHEFVASAGEQDAADAAKRMLDYGVHPPTTKWPEIVDEALMTEPTESETKRSLDQLAAAFNAVAGDSDAELADAPSRPAAKRIDQATAARNPRLSWQALDDT